In Bradyrhizobium erythrophlei, a single genomic region encodes these proteins:
- the smpB gene encoding SsrA-binding protein SmpB — MAETKERPIKIIAENRKARFNYAVDDTVEAGIALTGTEVKSLRSGKSTIAESYADSKNGEIWLINANIPEYLQANRFNHEPKRPRKLLLHRKQINRLMGAVDRDGMTLIPLKLYFNERGRAKLLLAVAKGKKLHDKRETAKKRDWGREKSRLMRARG; from the coding sequence GTGGCCGAGACGAAAGAGCGCCCCATCAAGATCATTGCGGAGAACCGCAAGGCCCGTTTCAACTATGCCGTAGACGATACGGTTGAAGCCGGGATTGCGCTGACGGGCACCGAAGTCAAATCGCTGCGCAGCGGCAAGTCGACGATTGCGGAATCCTACGCCGATTCCAAAAACGGCGAGATATGGCTGATCAACGCCAACATTCCCGAATATCTGCAGGCCAACCGCTTCAACCATGAGCCGAAGCGGCCGCGCAAGCTGCTACTGCACAGGAAGCAGATCAACCGCCTGATGGGCGCGGTCGATCGCGATGGCATGACGCTGATTCCGCTGAAGCTCTATTTCAACGAGCGTGGCCGCGCCAAATTACTGCTGGCGGTAGCCAAGGGCAAAAAGCTGCACGACAAGCGCGAGACCGCCAAGAAGCGCGACTGGGGCAGGGAAAAGAGCCGCCTGATGCGCGCGCGGGGATAG
- a CDS encoding peroxiredoxin, whose protein sequence is MNQKNLLEVDWSKIPAPTDDGAADHLKGATIPSISLVATDDTSVTLSALKGRSVVFAYPRTGEPGKISLVDDWDMIPGARGCTPQTCSFRDLFAELKAAGAQHVFGLSTQSNAYQTEMASRLHLPFPVLSDEKLELTEALKLPTMEVAGLTLIKRLALIIDDARITHVFYPVFPPDRNAPDVLEWLKEQSG, encoded by the coding sequence ATGAATCAGAAAAACCTGCTTGAAGTCGACTGGAGCAAGATCCCGGCGCCGACCGATGACGGCGCCGCCGATCATCTCAAGGGCGCGACGATCCCGTCGATCAGCCTCGTCGCCACCGATGACACCTCGGTCACGCTGTCGGCGCTGAAGGGCCGCAGCGTCGTGTTCGCCTATCCGCGCACGGGCGAGCCCGGCAAGATTTCGCTGGTCGATGATTGGGACATGATCCCGGGCGCGCGGGGCTGCACGCCGCAAACCTGCTCGTTCCGCGATCTGTTCGCCGAGCTCAAGGCCGCCGGCGCACAGCACGTGTTTGGCCTCTCCACGCAAAGCAACGCCTATCAGACCGAAATGGCCTCAAGGCTGCATTTGCCGTTTCCGGTTCTCTCCGATGAGAAGCTTGAACTGACAGAGGCCTTGAAGCTGCCGACCATGGAGGTCGCAGGTCTGACCTTGATCAAGCGGCTGGCGCTGATCATCGACGATGCGCGCATCACGCACGTGTTCTATCCCGTGTTTCCGCCGGACCGGAATGCGCCCGATGTGCTGGAGTGGTTGAAGGAGCAATCCGGTTAG
- a CDS encoding MFS transporter, whose amino-acid sequence MSIAEHVSFSESTNNTTEIKRVVVSSVIGTAVEWYDFLVYGTATALVFNKLFFPLSDPALGTIAAFGTYAVGFLARPLGAAIFGHFGDRVGRKAMLAMTITIMGLGTFLIGLLPTYDQIGIAAPILLVLLRLLQGIGIGGEWGGAVLMVVENAPARNRGLLGSMVQIGWPIGNLAAIGVFAALSQVPDSDFLAWAWRIPFLISIVLVGVGLYIRLQLEETPVFREIEAKNEVAKLPLMEILTRHRRSFFTAVGLKLSEVSYAIIVGVFAISYVTGHLAMPRNVIINAILLSAAVAILMIPIFGWLSDKIGRKTMFYASCLFAMTFAFPLFWLLDTKDPLTITLTVVTAITFGQMVGFSIGAPFYSELFAARLRYSGASLGFQVGAAIGGLTPFAAATFMAWTGGASWPISIYLIVVAFITFIATMAAPETAGKALR is encoded by the coding sequence ATGAGCATCGCGGAGCACGTTTCATTCAGCGAATCGACGAACAACACCACCGAAATAAAGCGCGTCGTTGTATCAAGCGTCATCGGCACGGCGGTCGAGTGGTACGATTTTTTAGTCTACGGCACGGCAACCGCTCTCGTCTTCAACAAGCTGTTTTTTCCACTGTCCGATCCGGCACTGGGCACCATAGCCGCTTTCGGTACCTACGCCGTCGGTTTTCTGGCCCGGCCTTTGGGCGCCGCTATCTTTGGACATTTTGGCGACCGGGTCGGCCGCAAGGCGATGCTGGCGATGACCATTACCATCATGGGGCTTGGCACGTTCCTGATCGGCCTGCTTCCTACTTACGACCAGATCGGCATCGCCGCACCTATCCTGCTTGTCCTCCTGCGTCTGCTTCAGGGTATCGGCATCGGCGGCGAATGGGGCGGAGCTGTGCTGATGGTCGTCGAGAATGCGCCGGCCAGAAACCGCGGACTTCTCGGGTCGATGGTTCAGATTGGTTGGCCGATCGGGAATCTCGCCGCAATCGGCGTATTTGCGGCGCTCTCACAGGTGCCGGATTCAGATTTCCTCGCCTGGGCCTGGCGCATTCCGTTCCTGATCAGCATCGTTCTGGTTGGCGTCGGCCTTTACATCCGCCTGCAACTCGAAGAAACACCGGTCTTCCGAGAGATCGAAGCCAAGAACGAGGTGGCCAAACTGCCGCTGATGGAAATCCTGACCCGTCATCGTCGCTCGTTTTTCACGGCCGTCGGACTGAAGCTCTCGGAGGTCAGCTACGCGATTATCGTCGGCGTTTTTGCTATCAGTTACGTCACCGGCCATCTCGCTATGCCGCGGAACGTGATCATCAATGCCATTCTTCTTTCTGCCGCCGTGGCAATCTTGATGATCCCGATTTTCGGCTGGCTTTCCGACAAGATAGGCCGCAAGACGATGTTCTACGCGAGTTGCCTGTTCGCGATGACCTTCGCCTTTCCGCTGTTCTGGCTGCTCGATACCAAGGACCCGCTGACGATTACACTGACGGTTGTCACGGCTATCACCTTCGGGCAAATGGTAGGGTTCTCCATCGGCGCGCCTTTTTATTCCGAACTATTCGCAGCAAGGCTGCGCTACAGCGGCGCTTCGCTTGGCTTCCAAGTCGGCGCGGCCATAGGCGGTCTTACCCCGTTCGCAGCGGCGACGTTCATGGCATGGACCGGAGGAGCCTCGTGGCCAATCTCGATCTACCTGATCGTGGTCGCCTTCATCACCTTCATCGCCACGATGGCAGCGCCTGAAACGGCGGGCAAAGCATTGCGTTGA
- a CDS encoding winged helix-turn-helix domain-containing tetratricopeptide repeat protein — protein MRPVEPQVFDLLEFLIKNRDRMVSRDDLLAAVWNGRIVSESTLASRINAARTAIGDNGEDQRLIRTVLRKGIRFVGAVREEEKPVVATTGVATEQARFALPLPDRPSVAVLPFSNMSGDSEQDYFADGICEDIITGLSKLRWFFVIARNSTFIYKGRAVDIRQVGRELGVRYVLEGSVRKGGSRVRVTAQLIDGATGKHLWADHYDRDLTDIFALQDEITKKVVAAIEPKLLEAEGIRSQNRSPEDLDAWDMLIRANSLFWRLTKDESQAAIAILKQVVERHPFYAPAHGMLAFMLLVSRQGGWHLMEPQIAQATTLAARAVELDDSDPWGHLALGFVAFTRRQTDEAVEEFQRALDLNPNFAAAYGFLGCALAFDGRSDQAIDHIEQAIRMSPHDPQNALLNAALAAAHYQAGRYVEAVGFGRKAIQQRFELTNGHRIYVASLAQAGQIDDARSALARLQELHPENSIAWIERNVPYTPGPMAKFLEGFRKAGLR, from the coding sequence TTGCGCCCCGTCGAGCCGCAGGTCTTTGACCTGTTGGAATTCCTGATTAAAAACCGCGATCGGATGGTGAGCCGGGACGACTTGCTGGCGGCAGTTTGGAACGGGCGCATCGTTTCGGAATCGACGCTGGCGAGCCGCATCAATGCGGCCCGAACTGCCATCGGCGATAATGGTGAAGATCAGCGATTGATCCGGACCGTTTTGCGCAAGGGCATCCGCTTTGTGGGCGCAGTGCGCGAAGAGGAAAAGCCCGTCGTAGCAACGACAGGCGTTGCCACGGAACAAGCAAGGTTCGCGCTGCCTCTGCCGGATAGGCCCTCGGTCGCTGTGCTTCCCTTCTCCAACATGAGCGGCGATTCCGAGCAGGATTATTTCGCCGACGGCATTTGCGAAGACATCATCACCGGCTTATCCAAGCTGCGCTGGTTTTTTGTGATCGCGCGCAATTCGACGTTCATCTACAAAGGCAGGGCTGTCGACATACGCCAGGTCGGGCGCGAACTCGGGGTGCGCTACGTCCTGGAGGGGAGCGTCCGCAAGGGCGGCAGCCGCGTGCGCGTCACCGCCCAGTTGATCGACGGCGCGACCGGCAAGCACCTCTGGGCTGACCACTACGATCGCGATCTGACCGACATTTTTGCGCTCCAGGACGAGATCACCAAGAAGGTTGTGGCCGCAATTGAGCCTAAGCTGCTGGAGGCCGAAGGCATCCGTTCGCAAAACCGCTCGCCGGAAGACCTTGATGCCTGGGACATGCTGATCCGTGCCAACTCGCTGTTTTGGCGGCTGACCAAGGACGAGAGCCAAGCCGCAATTGCGATCCTTAAGCAGGTCGTCGAACGACATCCCTTCTACGCGCCGGCCCACGGTATGTTGGCCTTTATGTTGTTGGTGTCGCGTCAGGGTGGGTGGCACTTGATGGAGCCGCAGATTGCCCAAGCCACGACCCTCGCCGCCCGCGCAGTGGAGCTCGACGACAGCGACCCATGGGGGCATCTCGCCTTGGGCTTCGTGGCCTTCACGAGGCGGCAAACCGACGAGGCAGTGGAGGAATTTCAGCGCGCGCTCGATCTCAACCCGAATTTCGCTGCCGCCTATGGCTTTCTCGGCTGCGCGCTCGCCTTTGACGGTCGATCCGATCAGGCCATAGACCACATTGAGCAAGCCATCCGAATGAGCCCGCACGATCCCCAGAACGCGTTACTCAACGCGGCCCTCGCTGCTGCTCATTATCAGGCGGGTCGCTATGTCGAAGCTGTCGGCTTCGGCCGTAAAGCCATTCAACAGCGATTCGAATTAACCAACGGGCATCGAATTTACGTCGCCAGCCTGGCCCAGGCGGGCCAAATTGATGATGCTCGCTCAGCTCTCGCGCGACTACAGGAATTGCATCCTGAGAATTCGATTGCCTGGATCGAGCGCAACGTCCCTTACACGCCGGGACCGATGGCAAAATTCCTCGAAGGCTTCCGCAAGGCAGGGCTGCGATAG
- a CDS encoding uracil-DNA glycosylase, whose protein sequence is MGARPAKRLPRPPGIEPDRDCPLCPRLVAFRTANRAQNPQWFNAPVPAFGDQNGQLAVVGLAPGLQGANRTGRPFTGDYAGDLLYATLIEYGFAKGTYQARPDDGLTLVDCRIVNGVHCVPPQNKPLPAEIANCRPFLVSAIEGMPKLKAMVLLGRIAHDTTIKTLGIRAVTAPFGHGAVHEAGRFRLYDSYHCSRYNTNTGVLTPEMFRSVFAKVRADLN, encoded by the coding sequence GTGGGCGCTAGGCCGGCTAAGCGGCTTCCGCGCCCGCCTGGAATCGAGCCCGATCGCGACTGCCCATTGTGTCCAAGGCTCGTCGCCTTCCGCACAGCCAATCGCGCCCAAAACCCGCAGTGGTTCAACGCCCCGGTTCCTGCGTTCGGTGACCAGAACGGTCAGCTTGCGGTCGTCGGCCTTGCGCCGGGCTTGCAGGGAGCCAACCGCACCGGGCGCCCGTTCACCGGCGACTATGCGGGCGACCTGCTCTACGCCACCCTGATCGAATATGGCTTCGCCAAGGGCACCTATCAGGCCCGGCCCGATGACGGCCTGACGCTGGTCGATTGCCGGATCGTCAACGGCGTGCATTGCGTGCCGCCGCAGAACAAGCCCCTGCCCGCGGAGATCGCCAATTGCCGGCCGTTTCTCGTTTCTGCCATCGAGGGCATGCCAAAGCTCAAGGCGATGGTTTTGCTGGGCCGAATCGCGCACGACACGACCATCAAGACATTGGGTATTCGCGCCGTGACCGCACCGTTTGGGCATGGCGCGGTGCATGAGGCCGGCCGGTTCCGGCTTTATGACAGCTATCACTGCTCGCGTTACAACACGAACACCGGCGTGCTGACGCCCGAGATGTTTCGCAGCGTGTTCGCCAAAGTGCGGGCTGATCTTAACTAG
- a CDS encoding NYN domain-containing protein, with product MSPASNKIALFIDGANLYATAKTLGFDIDYKRLLKEFQSRGTLVRAFYYTAIIEDQEYSSIRPLIDWLDYNGYTVVTKATKEFIDASGRRKVKGNMDIELAVDAMELAEHVDQIVLFSGDGDFRSLVEAVQRRGVRVTVISTISSQPPMIADELRRQADVFTDLVELQSKLGRDPSERPAPREPRHHAPQFLQRATTLASRGDAEDFDD from the coding sequence ATGTCACCCGCTTCCAATAAGATTGCGCTCTTTATCGATGGGGCCAATCTCTACGCTACCGCCAAGACGCTCGGTTTCGACATTGACTACAAGCGCCTTCTCAAGGAATTCCAAAGTCGGGGCACGCTGGTCCGGGCGTTCTACTACACCGCCATCATCGAGGATCAGGAATACTCCTCCATCCGCCCGCTGATCGACTGGCTCGACTACAACGGCTACACCGTCGTCACCAAGGCAACGAAGGAATTCATCGATGCGAGCGGCCGCCGCAAGGTGAAGGGCAACATGGACATCGAGCTTGCCGTCGACGCGATGGAGCTTGCCGAGCATGTCGACCAGATCGTGCTGTTCTCCGGTGACGGCGACTTCCGTTCGCTGGTCGAGGCCGTGCAGCGGCGGGGCGTGCGGGTGACCGTGATCTCGACGATTTCGAGCCAGCCGCCAATGATCGCCGACGAATTGCGCCGCCAGGCCGACGTCTTCACCGACCTGGTCGAGCTGCAATCCAAACTCGGACGCGACCCGTCGGAACGCCCTGCGCCCCGCGAACCTCGCCATCATGCCCCGCAGTTCCTGCAACGGGCGACGACGCTGGCCTCGAGGGGCGATGCCGAAGACTTCGACGACTAG
- the rpoZ gene encoding DNA-directed RNA polymerase subunit omega, with protein sequence MARVTVEDCIDKVDNRFDLVLLAAHRARMISSGSQLTVDRDNDKNPVVSLREIADSTISPEDLREELVHSLQKFVEVDEPEPDTVPLIGSAGASVDADDTEVAVERMTEEELLKGLEGLAPPEEQPEEDE encoded by the coding sequence ATGGCTCGCGTCACCGTGGAAGACTGCATTGATAAGGTCGACAACCGATTCGACCTCGTCCTGTTGGCCGCACATCGCGCCCGTATGATTTCGTCCGGATCGCAACTTACGGTCGATCGGGACAACGACAAAAATCCGGTTGTATCGCTGCGTGAAATCGCGGATTCGACGATATCCCCGGAAGATTTGCGCGAGGAACTGGTTCATTCCTTGCAGAAATTCGTCGAGGTGGACGAGCCGGAGCCCGATACGGTTCCATTGATCGGTTCGGCCGGCGCCAGCGTCGATGCCGACGACACCGAAGTCGCGGTCGAGCGCATGACCGAGGAAGAACTGTTGAAGGGTCTCGAAGGGCTCGCGCCGCCGGAAGAGCAGCCGGAAGAGGACGAGTAA
- a CDS encoding RelA/SpoT family protein — translation MAQRRQNSEQMQAASPVSVAAPSPAPAASSAAPGSPSAAPALEGRPAKSRARMMRQYDLVERVRSYNPDTNEDLLNRAYVYAMKAHGSQTRASGDPYFSHPLEVAAILTDLKLDDATIVSALLHDTIEDTEATRAEIDQVFGQEIGALVEGLTKLKRLELVSREAKQAENLRKLLLAISDDVRVLLIKLADRLHNMRTLEFVPPASRRRIAEETLDIYGPLAGRMGMQEMREELEDLSFRTLDPEAYSVVRQRLDSLAEHNRNLIGEIESQLSKDFQKNGVKAHVYGRRKQPFSIWTKMQRKSVGFEQLSDIFGFRVVLKDVESCYRALGIVHTTWPVVPGRFKDYISTPKQNDYRSIHTTVIGPGKQRVELQIRTEEMDQIAELGIAAHVFYKDLAESPTERLKHESSAFAWLRRTIAILSDSANPEEFLEHTKLELFHDQVFCFTPKGKLIALPRQANVIDFAYAVHTDVGNSAVGCKINGKFAPLSSELQNGDEVEVLTSDAQSSPPSAWESLAVTGKARAAIRRATRTAVRDQYAGLGRRLVERLFARAKIEYADDKLKGALPRLARASVDDVMAAVGRGEMKASDVARAMYPDYKEERVARYGAKKGLTDKLKTSGPVGVGKSLSAIPIRGINSDLPIKFAPNGGAVPGDRIVGIVSPGEGITIYPIQSPALKDFEEQPERWLDVRWDVDESTPQRFPARIVVDNVNEPGSLAQIATVIAEHDGNIDNINMSRRSPDFTELTIDLEVYDLKHLSAIIAQLRAKAVVARVERVNG, via the coding sequence ATGGCGCAGCGGCGCCAAAACTCGGAGCAGATGCAGGCAGCGAGCCCGGTCTCGGTGGCCGCGCCTTCGCCTGCGCCGGCCGCTAGCTCGGCTGCGCCGGGCTCTCCTTCGGCTGCGCCAGCCCTGGAGGGCAGGCCCGCCAAGTCGCGCGCGCGCATGATGCGCCAGTACGACCTGGTCGAACGCGTCCGATCCTACAACCCCGACACCAATGAAGACCTTCTCAACCGCGCCTACGTCTATGCGATGAAGGCGCACGGCTCGCAAACGCGGGCGTCCGGCGATCCCTATTTCTCCCATCCGCTCGAGGTCGCGGCGATCCTGACCGACCTCAAGCTCGACGATGCCACCATCGTCTCGGCGCTGCTGCACGACACCATCGAGGACACCGAGGCAACGCGCGCGGAAATCGACCAGGTGTTCGGCCAGGAGATCGGCGCGCTGGTCGAGGGCCTCACCAAACTGAAACGGCTCGAGCTCGTATCGCGCGAAGCCAAACAAGCCGAGAACCTGCGCAAGCTTCTGCTGGCGATTTCCGACGACGTGCGCGTGCTCCTGATCAAGCTTGCCGACCGCCTGCACAACATGCGCACGCTGGAATTCGTGCCGCCGGCATCGCGTCGGCGCATCGCCGAGGAGACGCTCGACATCTATGGGCCGCTTGCGGGGCGCATGGGCATGCAGGAGATGCGAGAGGAACTCGAGGATTTGTCGTTTCGTACCCTCGATCCGGAAGCCTATTCGGTGGTGCGGCAGCGGCTCGATTCGCTGGCCGAGCACAACCGCAACCTGATCGGCGAGATCGAAAGCCAGCTCTCGAAGGACTTTCAGAAGAATGGCGTGAAGGCGCATGTCTACGGCCGCCGCAAGCAGCCCTTCTCGATCTGGACCAAGATGCAGCGCAAGTCGGTCGGCTTCGAGCAGCTCTCCGATATTTTTGGCTTCCGCGTCGTGCTGAAGGACGTCGAAAGCTGCTACCGCGCGCTCGGCATCGTCCACACCACCTGGCCGGTGGTGCCCGGCCGCTTCAAGGACTACATCTCGACGCCGAAGCAGAACGACTACCGCTCGATCCACACCACCGTGATCGGTCCGGGAAAGCAACGCGTCGAGCTGCAAATCCGCACCGAGGAGATGGACCAGATCGCCGAGCTCGGCATCGCCGCGCATGTCTTCTACAAGGACCTTGCGGAATCGCCGACCGAGCGGCTGAAACACGAATCCTCGGCCTTCGCCTGGCTTCGCCGCACCATCGCGATCCTGTCCGATAGCGCCAATCCGGAAGAATTTCTCGAACACACCAAGCTCGAGCTGTTCCACGACCAGGTGTTCTGCTTCACGCCGAAAGGCAAGCTGATCGCACTGCCGCGGCAGGCCAATGTCATCGACTTCGCTTATGCCGTGCATACCGACGTCGGCAACAGCGCGGTCGGCTGCAAGATCAACGGCAAGTTTGCGCCGCTGTCGTCGGAATTGCAGAACGGCGATGAGGTCGAGGTGCTGACCTCCGACGCCCAGTCATCGCCGCCGTCGGCATGGGAATCGCTGGCCGTCACCGGCAAAGCGCGCGCCGCGATCCGCCGGGCGACGCGTACGGCGGTGCGGGACCAGTATGCCGGGCTGGGCCGCCGCCTCGTCGAGCGGCTGTTTGCCCGCGCCAAGATCGAATATGCCGACGACAAGCTGAAGGGCGCGCTGCCGCGGCTGGCGCGCGCCTCGGTCGACGATGTCATGGCCGCGGTGGGACGCGGCGAAATGAAGGCCTCCGACGTCGCGCGTGCGATGTATCCCGACTACAAGGAAGAGCGCGTGGCGCGCTATGGCGCCAAGAAGGGCCTCACCGACAAGCTCAAGACGAGCGGGCCGGTCGGGGTCGGGAAGAGCCTTTCCGCCATCCCGATCCGCGGCATCAATTCGGACCTGCCGATCAAGTTTGCCCCCAACGGCGGCGCGGTGCCGGGCGATCGCATCGTCGGCATTGTCTCCCCCGGCGAGGGCATCACGATCTATCCGATCCAGTCGCCGGCGCTGAAAGACTTCGAAGAACAGCCGGAGCGCTGGCTCGATGTGCGCTGGGATGTCGATGAGTCGACGCCGCAGCGCTTTCCGGCGCGAATCGTCGTCGACAACGTCAACGAGCCCGGAAGCCTCGCCCAGATCGCCACCGTGATCGCCGAGCACGACGGCAATATCGACAATATCAACATGTCCCGCCGCTCCCCCGATTTTACCGAGCTCACCATCGATCTTGAGGTCTATGACCTCAAGCATCTCAGCGCTATTATCGCCCAGTTGCGCGCCAAGGCCGTCGTCGCTCGCGTCGAGCGCGTCAACGGGTAA
- a CDS encoding pyridoxine 5'-phosphate synthase has translation MVPPPLRLGVNVDHVATLRNARGGARPDPVRAALLAIEAGADGITAHLREDRRHIRDEDMARLKAEISKPLNFEMAATDDMLRISLATRPHAVCLVPERRAELTTEGGLDVVGQHNALAPFIARLNDAGIRVSLFIAADPAQIEMAAKLRAPVIEIHTGAWCDAVVDGHAGKADAEWKRIVAGAALARAAGLEVHAGHGLDYTTAERIAALPEIAELNIGYFMIGEALFVGLSETVRAMRAAMERGRKAGRA, from the coding sequence ATGGTCCCCCCACCGCTACGTCTTGGAGTAAACGTCGATCACGTCGCCACGCTGCGCAATGCGCGCGGCGGTGCGCGGCCTGATCCGGTGCGCGCGGCGCTGCTTGCGATCGAGGCCGGCGCCGACGGCATCACCGCGCATTTGCGCGAGGACCGCCGCCACATTCGCGATGAGGATATGGCGCGGCTGAAAGCCGAAATCTCCAAGCCGTTGAATTTCGAAATGGCGGCGACGGACGATATGCTCCGGATATCGCTTGCGACGAGGCCGCACGCGGTCTGCCTGGTGCCGGAACGGCGGGCAGAGCTGACCACGGAGGGCGGGCTTGACGTGGTCGGTCAGCACAATGCGCTGGCGCCATTCATCGCGCGATTGAACGATGCCGGCATCCGGGTGTCGCTGTTCATCGCCGCCGATCCCGCCCAGATCGAAATGGCGGCCAAACTGCGGGCGCCGGTCATCGAGATACACACTGGCGCCTGGTGCGACGCGGTGGTCGATGGTCATGCCGGGAAGGCCGACGCCGAATGGAAGCGCATCGTTGCGGGCGCGGCGCTGGCGCGCGCGGCGGGCCTTGAAGTGCACGCCGGCCACGGCCTGGATTACACGACCGCCGAGCGAATCGCGGCGTTGCCCGAAATCGCCGAACTCAACATCGGCTACTTCATGATCGGCGAGGCCTTGTTCGTTGGCTTGAGCGAAACAGTTCGGGCGATGCGGGCCGCCATGGAGCGGGGCCGGAAGGCGGGCAGGGCATGA
- the acpS gene encoding holo-ACP synthase, with protein sequence MIIGIGSDLIDIRRVAKVIERHGDRFLDRIFTDAERAKADRRAKNQNMVVATYAKRFAAKEACSKALGTGIRQGVWWRDMGVINLPGGRPTMQLTGGALARLEALTPVGFEAKIDLSITDDWPLAQAFVIISAYDARKA encoded by the coding sequence ATGATCATCGGTATTGGCTCCGACCTGATCGACATCAGACGGGTCGCCAAGGTCATCGAGCGCCACGGCGACCGCTTTCTCGACCGGATCTTCACCGACGCCGAGCGCGCCAAGGCCGACCGGCGGGCCAAGAATCAGAACATGGTGGTGGCGACCTACGCCAAGCGCTTTGCCGCCAAGGAAGCCTGCTCGAAGGCGCTCGGGACCGGGATCCGGCAAGGGGTCTGGTGGCGGGACATGGGCGTCATCAACCTGCCGGGCGGCCGGCCGACCATGCAACTGACCGGCGGGGCGCTGGCCAGGCTGGAGGCGCTGACCCCGGTCGGATTCGAGGCCAAAATCGACCTCAGCATCACCGACGATTGGCCGCTGGCGCAGGCTTTCGTCATCATTTCGGCCTACGATGCACGCAAGGCATAG
- the lepB gene encoding signal peptidase I has translation MSVTSSTKSEGSLGETIRVIVHALLIALVIRTFLFQPFNIPSGSMKATLLVGDYLFVSKYSYGYSHYSFPLSPPLFSGRVFGSEPARGDIVVFRLPREDSTDYIKRVIGLPGDRIQMKEGLLYINDTPVKRERLSDFVGEDPCGSGATARVKRWKETLPNSVTYETLDCIDNNSLDDTPVYTVPAGHFFMMGDNRDNSTDSRVLSAVGYVPFENIVGRAQMIFFSIAEGEHAWMIWRWPTAVRWNRIFKIVR, from the coding sequence ATGAGCGTGACATCCAGCACCAAATCCGAAGGCAGCCTGGGCGAGACCATCCGCGTCATCGTTCATGCCCTGCTGATCGCGCTCGTCATCCGCACGTTCCTGTTTCAGCCTTTCAACATTCCGTCGGGATCGATGAAGGCGACGCTTTTGGTCGGCGACTATCTGTTCGTCTCGAAATATTCCTACGGCTATAGCCACTACTCGTTTCCACTCTCTCCGCCATTATTCTCGGGCCGCGTCTTCGGTTCCGAGCCTGCGCGCGGCGACATCGTGGTGTTTCGTCTGCCGAGAGAAGACTCCACCGATTACATCAAGCGCGTGATCGGGTTGCCGGGCGATCGCATTCAGATGAAGGAGGGCCTGCTCTATATCAATGACACGCCGGTCAAGCGCGAGCGTTTGAGCGATTTCGTCGGCGAGGACCCTTGCGGCTCGGGCGCCACCGCGCGGGTGAAGCGCTGGAAGGAGACGCTGCCCAACAGCGTCACCTACGAGACGCTCGACTGCATCGACAACAATTCGCTCGACGACACGCCGGTGTACACCGTGCCGGCGGGCCATTTCTTCATGATGGGCGACAACCGCGACAATTCCACCGACAGCCGCGTGCTGTCGGCGGTCGGCTACGTGCCGTTCGAAAACATCGTCGGCCGGGCCCAGATGATTTTCTTCTCGATCGCCGAAGGCGAACACGCCTGGATGATCTGGCGCTGGCCCACCGCGGTGCGGTGGAATCGCATTTTCAAAATCGTGCGATGA